Proteins co-encoded in one Kutzneria chonburiensis genomic window:
- a CDS encoding class I SAM-dependent methyltransferase, with the protein MNEQTFGDLHAGHYDLLHPAKDYAAEVDQIRTVLDEDAQSVIDLGCGTGRHLDLLAEDGFRVFGVDRSPSMVEQAGKRLARHGDRAEVRTADLISFTAPARFDAAIMMYSLLGYQVSNVDTLAALASARRQLRPGGVLVFDLLDATAVLGSACPPDGLAVRDDGGERLLCAHSTVVNVAEQVLDLRLRMWLLHGDFIVDRSDELHRIRLFLDAELALLLRAAGFEPLGSAPLAGAHSPDWFRLVSARRIEYGGGHRGP; encoded by the coding sequence GTGAACGAGCAGACGTTCGGCGACCTGCATGCCGGCCACTACGACCTGCTGCACCCGGCCAAGGACTACGCCGCCGAGGTGGACCAGATCCGGACCGTGTTGGACGAGGACGCCCAGTCGGTGATCGATCTCGGCTGTGGCACCGGCCGACATCTGGACCTGTTGGCCGAAGACGGTTTCCGGGTGTTCGGCGTGGACCGGTCGCCGTCGATGGTCGAGCAGGCCGGGAAACGCCTGGCCCGGCACGGTGATCGGGCCGAGGTCCGGACGGCCGACCTGATCAGCTTCACCGCGCCGGCCCGGTTCGATGCCGCGATCATGATGTACTCGCTGCTCGGCTACCAAGTGTCCAATGTGGATACTCTGGCCGCGTTGGCCTCGGCGCGACGACAGCTGCGGCCGGGCGGCGTGCTGGTGTTCGACCTGTTGGACGCCACCGCAGTGCTCGGTTCGGCTTGTCCGCCCGATGGCCTCGCCGTGCGTGATGACGGCGGGGAACGGCTGCTGTGCGCGCATTCGACCGTGGTCAACGTGGCCGAGCAGGTGCTGGACCTTCGGTTGCGAATGTGGCTGCTGCACGGGGACTTCATCGTCGACCGGTCCGACGAGCTGCACCGGATCCGGCTGTTCCTCGACGCGGAGCTCGCGTTGCTGCTGCGTGCCGCCGGCTTCGAGCCGCTGGGCTCGGCGCCGCTGGCCGGAGCGCACTCGCCGGACTGGTTCCGGCTGGTGTCGGCCAGACGAATCGAGTACGGAGGAGGCCACCGTGGACCATGA
- a CDS encoding peptidoglycan-binding domain-containing protein: protein MSTIKRATGLLAAVATALGCLALTAASASAVTSTATALPVVDMEATVLAAQIDPRRADNTLTPGAKDSVLAVERALQARGLLDAKWVDGYFGTTTISAYAAFQRSLGYTGLAANGLPGTTSLTKLGEGRYTVTKVIGPGSKIQRDGYTINTRTQAMLTEAEHLLGRTLKLDQGSYNPGGDPTSAGTHDGGGVVDINVDGMSATTKTAVAKALRQVGFAAWVRNPTQGDWPWHIHAAAISDTDLSTQAQNQVGDYYLGFNGLANHGADDGPRIAIHTWEDYQRTH, encoded by the coding sequence ATGAGCACAATCAAGAGGGCAACGGGGCTGCTCGCCGCCGTCGCCACCGCGCTGGGCTGCCTGGCGCTGACCGCGGCGTCGGCGTCGGCCGTGACGTCGACGGCCACCGCGCTGCCCGTCGTCGACATGGAGGCCACCGTGCTGGCCGCCCAGATCGACCCGCGGCGCGCCGACAACACGCTGACCCCGGGCGCCAAGGACTCCGTGCTGGCCGTGGAGCGGGCGCTCCAGGCGCGCGGTCTGCTGGACGCCAAGTGGGTCGACGGCTACTTCGGCACCACCACCATCTCGGCGTACGCGGCCTTCCAGCGTTCGCTCGGCTACACCGGCCTTGCCGCCAACGGGCTGCCCGGCACGACTTCGCTGACCAAGCTCGGCGAGGGCCGTTACACGGTCACCAAGGTGATCGGTCCCGGCTCGAAGATCCAGCGTGACGGCTACACCATCAACACCCGCACCCAGGCGATGCTCACCGAGGCCGAGCACCTGCTGGGCCGCACGCTCAAGCTGGACCAGGGCTCGTACAACCCCGGTGGCGACCCGACCTCGGCCGGTACCCACGACGGCGGCGGCGTCGTCGACATCAACGTCGACGGCATGTCCGCCACCACCAAGACCGCCGTCGCCAAGGCGTTGCGCCAGGTCGGCTTCGCCGCCTGGGTCCGCAACCCCACCCAGGGCGACTGGCCGTGGCACATCCACGCCGCGGCGATCAGCGACACCGACCTGTCCACGCAGGCGCAGAACCAGGTCGGCGACTACTACCTCGGCTTCAACGGCCTGGCCAACCACGGTGCGGACGACGGTCCCCGGATCGCCATCCACACCTGGGAGGACTACCAGCGCACGCACTGA
- a CDS encoding class I SAM-dependent DNA methyltransferase: MDHDIFGPLHAGWYDRWHEHKDYPAEVAQIEEILLKEVLDKEGPAPSVIDLGCGTARHLERLAAAGHEVLGVDRSPVMVEQSKARLARYGDRASVVQSDLLDVTVDRPFDAAIMMFSVLGYQTGNDELLAALATVHRAVRPGGLFVFDILDATVVLREGPKGGVTVVHDGDHHLLRATTGKLFPQEQVYELGMQLWLMCGNRVLDCVKESHRLRYFLRRELDLALGMTGFRTLGSAPLAGGQSGPSREWSRLVWARRI; encoded by the coding sequence GTGGACCATGACATCTTCGGGCCGCTGCACGCGGGCTGGTACGACCGCTGGCACGAGCACAAGGACTATCCGGCGGAAGTGGCCCAGATCGAGGAGATTCTGCTCAAGGAGGTGCTGGACAAGGAAGGGCCGGCGCCGTCGGTGATCGACCTCGGCTGCGGCACCGCCCGGCACCTGGAGCGGCTGGCCGCGGCCGGCCACGAGGTCCTGGGCGTGGACCGGTCGCCGGTGATGGTGGAGCAGTCCAAGGCCCGGCTGGCCCGCTACGGCGACCGGGCGAGCGTGGTCCAGTCGGATCTGCTCGACGTCACGGTCGACCGCCCGTTCGACGCCGCGATCATGATGTTTTCCGTGCTGGGCTACCAAACCGGCAACGACGAGCTGCTGGCAGCGCTGGCGACCGTGCACCGCGCGGTCCGTCCCGGCGGGCTGTTCGTCTTCGACATCCTTGACGCCACAGTGGTGTTGCGGGAAGGGCCCAAGGGTGGGGTCACGGTCGTGCACGACGGTGATCACCACCTGCTGCGGGCCACCACCGGAAAGCTGTTTCCGCAGGAGCAGGTCTACGAGTTGGGCATGCAGCTGTGGCTGATGTGCGGCAATCGGGTGCTCGACTGCGTCAAGGAGTCGCACCGCCTGCGCTACTTCCTGCGCCGCGAGCTCGACCTGGCCCTGGGCATGACCGGCTTCCGCACGCTGGGCAGCGCGCCGCTGGCCGGCGGCCAGTCCGGGCCGTCACGGGAGTGGAGCCGACTGGTGTGGGCCCGGCGCATCTGA
- a CDS encoding MFS transporter — MRRDLVLLTAGRALSTMGSEVAVVALLLRLHDEGADSWAVASLLAAGTVPLALAAPLAGWLADTVDGRLLIAISSLWQAFLCALLAAVHDPVLLLALVALNATASAVTGPAFVTVLVRSVPPPRFAAATSMQQGANMVAVLAGPPMGGMLTGLTGGATVPLWADAVTFLALASICLTIRAGQPVPTGGRTRWHGGFTVLTTDRPITVIVGLLVVLILIGEGVSVAEVFLVRDSFGASTTAFGLLTAVFNGGALVGTVLSGGIATPARALLTVVSASVGMAAGLVGVGLAGNLAEVFICYACAGVGAGVVNVAATTLIMLRAPKPVVGRVQAALNGLLRTAGMGALGLGGLATGFFPPATVFLLSGTAIALAVIAALAVLPVRSDAPGPHQSAPLP, encoded by the coding sequence ATGCGACGAGACCTTGTGCTGCTGACCGCGGGCCGTGCGCTGTCCACAATGGGCAGCGAAGTCGCGGTGGTCGCGTTGTTGCTGCGGCTGCACGACGAAGGTGCGGACAGTTGGGCGGTGGCAAGCCTGCTGGCCGCCGGCACGGTGCCGCTCGCGTTGGCCGCGCCGTTGGCCGGCTGGCTGGCCGACACCGTCGACGGCCGGCTGCTGATCGCGATCAGCAGCCTGTGGCAGGCTTTTCTGTGCGCGCTGCTGGCTGCCGTGCACGATCCCGTGCTGCTGCTGGCATTGGTCGCACTGAACGCCACTGCGTCGGCCGTAACCGGCCCGGCATTTGTCACGGTGTTGGTCCGATCGGTGCCCCCACCACGATTCGCGGCGGCAACCAGCATGCAACAGGGGGCCAACATGGTCGCCGTGCTCGCCGGTCCGCCGATGGGCGGAATGCTGACCGGGCTGACCGGCGGTGCGACCGTTCCGCTGTGGGCCGACGCGGTCACTTTCCTTGCGCTGGCAAGCATCTGCTTGACGATCCGGGCTGGACAGCCGGTGCCGACCGGCGGCCGGACGCGGTGGCACGGCGGGTTCACCGTGCTGACCACGGACCGGCCGATCACGGTGATCGTCGGACTGTTGGTGGTGCTGATCCTGATCGGCGAAGGCGTGTCCGTGGCCGAGGTTTTCCTGGTGCGGGACAGTTTCGGTGCTAGCACCACGGCGTTCGGCCTGCTGACCGCGGTGTTCAACGGCGGCGCGCTGGTCGGCACGGTGCTCTCCGGCGGCATCGCCACGCCGGCGCGAGCGTTGCTCACCGTCGTGTCGGCATCCGTCGGCATGGCCGCCGGCCTGGTCGGCGTCGGCCTGGCCGGCAATCTGGCCGAGGTGTTCATCTGCTACGCGTGCGCCGGCGTCGGGGCCGGTGTGGTGAACGTCGCCGCCACGACGCTGATCATGTTGCGAGCGCCCAAACCGGTAGTGGGGCGGGTGCAGGCGGCGTTGAACGGCCTGCTGCGCACGGCCGGCATGGGCGCGCTCGGGCTCGGCGGCCTGGCCACCGGGTTTTTCCCGCCCGCCACCGTCTTTCTGTTGTCCGGCACGGCAATCGCGCTGGCCGTGATCGCGGCGCTGGCCGTGCTGCCGGTGCGGTCAGATGCGCCGGGCCCACACCAGTCGGCTCCACTCCCGTGA
- a CDS encoding VWA domain-containing protein, with product MLDRSGSMHGWKMAAARRAAARIVDTLTPADRFTVLAFDNSVETPPELPPGLVDATDRNKFRTVRHLSTLESRGGTDMLPALQLATTALSEDESRERVLVLVTDGQVGNEDQILQSLGSIRVHTIGIDTAVNAAFLRRLATVTGGRCELVESEDRLDEAMRHIHHRIGTPLVTDLAVRSAGLQVDEDSLTPARLPDLFAGAPVVISGRYTGDGDGAVLVEGRDWRTTVSAVPSDNDSLPASWARARIRDLEDRYVIQDSGQAELEREIVDVSLRFHVLSRFTAFVAVDPRVVNESGQLHQVLQPVELPHGWAAGGFGAAPAGFAAPGGFAVAGGFAPPPAPAMAAAPMMAKRSRRSAPEAPLPSTVARYLTVVLKQLGRLATRPEAERLAHLATLAEDIERRLDGFRAAGLSETAVRKLRALAAELAQPTDLDDLWQRAVEVLEALAGQRPSFWKR from the coding sequence GTGCTGGACCGGTCGGGCAGCATGCACGGCTGGAAGATGGCCGCGGCCCGGCGCGCGGCTGCACGGATCGTAGACACTTTGACGCCGGCCGACCGGTTCACCGTGCTGGCCTTCGACAACAGTGTGGAGACCCCACCGGAGTTGCCGCCGGGGCTGGTGGATGCCACTGACCGCAACAAGTTCCGCACCGTTCGGCATCTGTCCACTTTGGAGTCCCGTGGCGGCACCGACATGCTGCCGGCGTTACAGCTGGCCACGACAGCGCTGTCCGAGGACGAGAGCCGCGAGCGCGTGCTGGTGCTGGTCACCGACGGCCAGGTCGGCAACGAGGACCAGATTCTCCAGTCGCTCGGCTCGATCCGAGTGCATACGATCGGCATCGACACCGCGGTCAACGCGGCGTTCCTGCGCCGCCTGGCCACCGTGACCGGCGGCCGCTGCGAGCTGGTGGAGTCCGAGGACCGGCTGGACGAGGCCATGCGGCACATCCACCACCGGATCGGCACGCCGCTGGTCACCGACCTGGCCGTACGGTCGGCCGGACTCCAGGTGGACGAGGACAGCCTCACGCCGGCTCGGCTGCCCGATCTGTTCGCCGGCGCGCCGGTCGTGATCAGCGGCCGGTACACCGGCGACGGCGACGGCGCGGTGCTGGTCGAGGGACGTGATTGGCGGACAACGGTTTCCGCCGTGCCGAGCGACAACGACAGCCTGCCGGCGAGCTGGGCCCGAGCCCGGATCCGGGACCTGGAGGACCGTTACGTCATCCAGGACAGCGGCCAGGCGGAGCTCGAGCGCGAGATCGTCGACGTGTCGCTGCGGTTCCACGTGCTGTCGCGGTTCACGGCGTTCGTCGCGGTGGATCCCCGCGTGGTCAACGAAAGCGGCCAGCTGCACCAGGTGCTCCAGCCGGTCGAGCTGCCGCACGGCTGGGCCGCTGGTGGATTCGGCGCAGCACCAGCCGGATTCGCCGCGCCGGGTGGATTCGCCGTGGCGGGTGGGTTCGCACCGCCGCCGGCACCGGCGATGGCCGCAGCGCCGATGATGGCCAAGCGGTCGCGGCGAAGCGCCCCGGAAGCCCCGTTGCCGTCAACTGTGGCGCGATATCTGACGGTCGTGCTGAAGCAGCTCGGCCGGCTCGCCACCCGCCCCGAGGCCGAGCGGTTGGCCCATCTCGCCACGCTGGCCGAGGACATCGAGCGGCGGCTCGACGGTTTCCGAGCGGCCGGGTTGTCCGAGACGGCGGTGCGGAAGCTGCGCGCGCTGGCGGCGGAGTTGGCTCAGCCGACCGATCTCGACGACCTGTGGCAGCGGGCGGTCGAGGTGCTGGAAGCCCTGGCGGGGCAACGGCCGTCCTTCTGGAAGCGGTGA
- a CDS encoding arabinofuranosidase catalytic domain-containing protein, with translation MHALPTFRRRLFVLLLALVLPVFGLATTQTAAAATQKTCDLYASGGTPCAAAYSTTRALFASYNGPLYQIQRASDHGTLNIGLRSAGGVVNSAPQVSFCSGTSCTITQLYDQTSNANHMPISPGSACSGCSGALHGPGPNGADIGADAMALPVTVSGQPAYGVLVNNIGTGYRNNAVRNVPTGAQPEGMYMVTSSNLTSGSCCFDFGSAETDDSDDGNSTMNAIYYGSACWVGGCTGPGPWVGGDLENGMYFSDNGRNPTNIQSETGMFVTAWEKNNGTTNFTLKFGNGQSGGLTTSYSGALPNGYNPMKVQPSIELGTGGDNSPLGKGEFFEGAVTTGFPSDATENAVQADLVAAGYANNNTTFHRSTSVVSFRAHANGKYVDASNNTTSLIADATSIGTAEIFDMFTDTDGTIGLRAHSDNNWVTAENNGAAPLIANRGGPGPWETFYLLHNPDGSVSLRAYNNQHLVTAENAGASSLIANRTAVGPWEEFDLITH, from the coding sequence GTGCACGCCCTGCCCACGTTCCGACGACGCCTGTTCGTGCTGCTGTTGGCGCTGGTCCTGCCGGTTTTCGGCCTGGCGACCACGCAGACCGCCGCCGCGGCGACCCAGAAGACCTGCGACCTCTACGCCTCCGGCGGCACGCCGTGCGCGGCGGCCTACAGCACCACGCGAGCACTGTTCGCGTCCTACAACGGCCCGCTGTACCAGATCCAGCGCGCCTCGGACCACGGCACGCTAAACATCGGCCTGCGCTCGGCCGGCGGTGTCGTCAACTCCGCGCCGCAGGTTTCCTTCTGTAGCGGCACGTCCTGCACCATCACCCAGCTCTACGACCAGACGTCCAACGCCAACCACATGCCGATCTCTCCGGGGTCGGCGTGTTCGGGCTGCTCGGGCGCGCTGCACGGCCCCGGCCCGAACGGCGCGGACATCGGCGCCGACGCGATGGCGCTGCCGGTGACGGTCAGCGGCCAGCCGGCGTACGGCGTGCTGGTCAACAACATCGGCACCGGCTACCGCAACAACGCCGTCCGCAACGTGCCGACCGGCGCGCAGCCCGAGGGCATGTACATGGTGACGTCGTCCAATCTCACCAGCGGCTCCTGCTGTTTCGACTTCGGCTCGGCCGAGACCGACGACTCCGACGACGGCAACTCGACCATGAACGCGATCTACTACGGCTCCGCGTGCTGGGTCGGCGGCTGCACCGGCCCGGGCCCGTGGGTCGGCGGCGATCTCGAGAACGGCATGTACTTCAGCGACAACGGCCGGAACCCGACGAACATCCAGAGCGAGACCGGCATGTTCGTGACGGCGTGGGAGAAGAACAACGGCACCACCAACTTCACCCTCAAGTTCGGCAACGGCCAGTCCGGCGGGCTGACGACCTCGTACTCCGGCGCGCTGCCCAACGGCTACAACCCGATGAAGGTGCAGCCCTCCATCGAGTTGGGCACCGGCGGCGACAACAGCCCGCTGGGCAAGGGCGAGTTCTTCGAGGGCGCCGTCACGACCGGTTTTCCCTCTGACGCCACGGAAAACGCCGTGCAGGCCGATCTCGTCGCGGCCGGCTACGCCAACAACAACACCACCTTCCACCGCAGCACGTCAGTGGTGAGCTTCCGGGCGCACGCCAACGGGAAGTACGTCGATGCGTCGAACAACACCACCTCGCTGATCGCCGACGCCACCTCGATCGGCACGGCCGAGATCTTCGACATGTTCACCGACACCGACGGCACGATCGGCCTGCGGGCCCACTCCGACAACAACTGGGTCACCGCGGAGAACAACGGCGCCGCGCCGCTGATCGCCAACCGCGGCGGTCCCGGCCCGTGGGAGACGTTCTACCTGCTGCACAACCCGGACGGCAGCGTAAGCTTACGGGCGTACAACAACCAGCACCTGGTGACGGCGGAGAACGCCGGGGCGTCGTCGTTGATCGCCAATCGCACGGCGGTCGGCCCGTGGGAAGAGTTCGACCTCATCACGCACTGA
- a CDS encoding MerR family transcriptional regulator, whose protein sequence is MRDDGLWTIDELSAGVAEALAAGYPGQTNGRVREVPDRRTIRWYTTIGLLDRPAGMHGRTALYGRRHLLQIVAIKRLQADGLTLAEVQERLLGAPEATLTEIARVPEKVPAREKFWAARPAAPKKAVVVPGIRLGANVTVLLGAANHVPDDEELAVIEAAAAPLLDTLRRLGLDPSADREG, encoded by the coding sequence GTGCGAGACGACGGGTTGTGGACGATCGACGAGCTCTCGGCCGGCGTGGCCGAGGCGTTGGCGGCCGGCTACCCGGGCCAGACCAACGGACGCGTCAGGGAGGTGCCGGACCGGCGGACGATCCGCTGGTACACCACGATCGGGCTGCTGGACCGGCCGGCGGGCATGCACGGCCGGACGGCGCTGTACGGACGCCGGCACCTGCTCCAGATCGTGGCCATCAAACGACTTCAGGCCGACGGACTCACGCTGGCCGAGGTGCAGGAGCGGCTGCTGGGCGCCCCGGAGGCAACGCTGACGGAGATCGCCCGGGTGCCGGAGAAGGTGCCGGCGCGCGAGAAGTTCTGGGCGGCAAGGCCTGCGGCGCCGAAGAAAGCCGTGGTGGTGCCGGGGATCAGGCTGGGCGCCAACGTGACCGTGCTGCTGGGCGCGGCGAACCACGTGCCCGACGACGAAGAACTGGCCGTGATCGAGGCGGCGGCCGCGCCCCTGCTGGACACGTTGCGCCGGCTCGGGTTGGACCCGAGCGCTGACCGAGAGGGATGA
- a CDS encoding VIT domain-containing protein, translated as MRVHLTKDDNRPTEDAGIAVLHTERGNLPLDEIDLTATITGLTARTELAQGFRNPFDEPLEATYIFPLPDRAAVTSLRMEADGRVIEGILKERGEARADYDQAVHEGKRASIAEEERPGVFTMRVGNIMPGERVTVRLGLAGQLPYEDGEATFRFPLVVAPRYIPGTPLSGAQVGDGRALDTDAVPDASRISPPVLLPGFPNPVRLSVLVDIDPAGLPLTDVSSTLPVVNEPVDGGAQRLRVTPGERLDRDFVLRLKLGDETAVTTSLATRPDAEGGTFLLTVLPPVTSAPRVPATWRWCWTGRAACTAGRWPRPGARLHGS; from the coding sequence GTGCGCGTGCATCTGACGAAGGACGACAACCGGCCGACCGAGGACGCCGGCATCGCGGTACTGCACACCGAGCGCGGCAACCTGCCGCTGGACGAGATCGACCTGACCGCGACGATCACCGGTCTGACCGCGCGAACCGAGCTGGCGCAAGGGTTTCGCAACCCGTTCGACGAGCCGCTCGAGGCGACGTACATCTTCCCGCTGCCCGACCGCGCGGCGGTGACGTCGCTGCGTATGGAGGCGGACGGCCGGGTGATCGAGGGCATCCTCAAGGAGCGTGGCGAGGCCCGGGCCGACTACGACCAGGCGGTGCACGAAGGCAAGCGCGCGTCGATCGCCGAGGAGGAGCGGCCGGGCGTGTTCACCATGCGCGTCGGCAACATCATGCCGGGCGAGCGGGTCACGGTGCGGCTCGGTCTGGCCGGCCAGTTGCCGTACGAGGACGGCGAAGCGACGTTCCGCTTCCCGCTCGTGGTGGCGCCCCGCTACATCCCGGGCACGCCGCTGTCCGGCGCGCAGGTCGGCGACGGCAGGGCGCTCGACACCGATGCCGTGCCCGACGCGTCGAGGATCAGCCCACCGGTGCTGCTGCCCGGTTTTCCCAACCCGGTAAGGCTTTCCGTGCTCGTCGACATCGACCCGGCCGGGCTGCCGCTGACCGACGTCAGCTCCACACTGCCGGTCGTCAACGAGCCGGTCGACGGTGGGGCGCAACGGCTTCGGGTGACGCCCGGCGAGCGGCTCGACCGCGATTTCGTGCTGCGCCTCAAGCTTGGCGACGAGACGGCGGTGACGACGTCGCTGGCGACGCGGCCGGACGCAGAGGGCGGCACGTTCCTGCTCACCGTGCTGCCGCCGGTGACCAGCGCTCCCCGCGTCCCCGCGACGTGGCGCTGGTGCTGGACCGGTCGGGCAGCATGCACGGCTGGAAGATGGCCGCGGCCCGGCGCGCGGCTGCACGGATCGTAG
- a CDS encoding DUF4352 domain-containing protein: MKVPPKARIAGLLVMTAALAAAAIGVSAMVGPAGPAESSARVGGLTASVGDTGWLGMDHDMSTTASGYQMPPAMMPGMPASGDDRLSVAVTVVNTGTDTVTFHPATEFTLHAGPAATDVAVYGGTFGELPRLGPGAAITGTLFFDLPPASLDRTAWLDWNRPGGAARLSIPDAAMTMNH, from the coding sequence ATGAAAGTTCCGCCGAAAGCTCGGATTGCCGGCCTGCTCGTCATGACGGCGGCGCTGGCCGCCGCGGCGATCGGCGTCTCGGCCATGGTCGGCCCGGCCGGCCCGGCGGAGTCCAGCGCGAGGGTCGGCGGCCTGACGGCCAGCGTCGGCGACACCGGCTGGCTCGGCATGGACCACGACATGTCGACCACGGCGTCCGGATACCAGATGCCGCCGGCGATGATGCCCGGCATGCCCGCCTCCGGCGACGACCGGCTGTCCGTCGCCGTCACGGTCGTGAACACCGGCACGGACACCGTCACCTTCCACCCGGCCACCGAGTTCACCCTGCACGCCGGCCCGGCCGCGACCGACGTCGCCGTGTACGGCGGGACTTTCGGTGAGCTGCCCCGGCTGGGCCCGGGCGCGGCGATCACCGGCACGCTGTTCTTCGACCTGCCGCCCGCCTCGCTCGACCGCACGGCCTGGCTGGACTGGAACCGTCCGGGAGGTGCCGCTCGACTGTCCATTCCGGACGCCGCCATGACCATGAACCATTAG
- a CDS encoding trypsin-like serine protease — MAAGTTVTADAVSGGTTPAAGTYGYVARLTNGTAGCSGALIDPQWVITASACFPSAAPGKPSAPITVTFAGGAQVQHVTWLVQHADRDVVLAKLDNPVAITPVPLAATGPVTGETLQVAGFGRTTTDWVPDQPRVAPFTAGAATGALLPLSSSTGVDACKGDAGGPAIRDTSGQLVAITHLSFQHGCLGSTETRQGISDTRVDDLAPWIAQTRDTYRDRDLHLFPLAAGVVWHNVLPAHGTVWQHLDAIATNVSYVASGTMANGDIALATISNQALSLRFGHRDGTWTAPTVIDNGIAAVTLGADTDGDLHVFPLAMNGVVWHNILKTDGTWQRLDAVASNVQALTSTSWSDGSGTLVTVSDGTLSKNTENSNHCGECTGPGTWIGAHALDTGVTSAAYVWLPTGDDHVFPLATGVVWHNVYKPDGTVQRLPEVARNASSVAAIALGNGDVYVTTISGGNVSQTVEHADGTATGPTVIDSGGSVTQEALTLA, encoded by the coding sequence GTGGCCGCCGGGACCACCGTGACCGCGGACGCGGTCTCGGGCGGGACGACGCCGGCGGCCGGCACCTACGGATACGTGGCCCGGTTGACCAACGGCACCGCCGGCTGCTCGGGTGCATTGATCGACCCGCAGTGGGTCATCACGGCCAGTGCGTGCTTCCCGAGCGCCGCACCGGGCAAGCCGTCGGCCCCGATCACGGTCACGTTCGCGGGCGGCGCACAGGTACAGCACGTGACCTGGCTGGTGCAGCACGCCGACCGGGATGTCGTGCTGGCCAAGCTGGACAACCCGGTCGCCATCACGCCGGTCCCGCTGGCCGCGACCGGCCCCGTCACCGGCGAGACCCTTCAGGTCGCCGGCTTCGGGCGCACCACCACCGACTGGGTGCCGGACCAGCCCCGCGTCGCACCGTTCACCGCTGGGGCGGCGACCGGCGCGTTGCTGCCGCTGAGCAGTTCGACCGGCGTCGATGCCTGCAAGGGTGACGCCGGCGGGCCGGCAATCCGTGACACGAGCGGTCAGCTGGTGGCGATCACCCACCTGTCGTTCCAGCACGGCTGCCTCGGCAGCACCGAGACCCGTCAGGGCATCAGCGACACCCGGGTTGACGACCTCGCCCCGTGGATCGCGCAGACCCGCGACACCTATCGCGACCGCGACCTGCACCTGTTCCCGCTGGCGGCCGGTGTGGTGTGGCACAACGTCCTCCCGGCGCACGGCACCGTCTGGCAGCACCTCGACGCCATCGCCACCAATGTCTCGTACGTCGCATCGGGCACGATGGCCAACGGCGACATCGCCCTGGCCACGATCAGCAACCAGGCCCTGTCGCTGCGGTTCGGGCACCGTGACGGGACCTGGACCGCGCCAACCGTCATCGACAACGGCATCGCCGCGGTGACCCTGGGGGCCGACACCGACGGCGACCTGCACGTGTTCCCGCTCGCCATGAACGGCGTCGTGTGGCACAACATCCTCAAGACCGACGGCACCTGGCAGCGCCTCGACGCCGTCGCCTCGAACGTGCAGGCGCTCACCTCGACCAGCTGGTCCGACGGTTCGGGGACGCTGGTCACCGTCTCCGACGGAACCCTGTCCAAGAACACCGAGAACTCGAATCACTGTGGTGAGTGCACGGGCCCCGGCACGTGGATCGGCGCGCACGCGCTCGACACCGGTGTCACCTCGGCCGCCTACGTGTGGCTCCCCACCGGTGATGACCATGTGTTCCCGCTCGCCACCGGCGTCGTGTGGCACAACGTGTACAAGCCGGACGGCACTGTGCAGCGCCTGCCCGAGGTCGCCCGCAACGCCTCCTCGGTGGCGGCGATCGCGCTCGGCAACGGCGACGTCTACGTCACGACCATCTCCGGCGGCAACGTCAGCCAGACCGTCGAGCACGCGGACGGCACGGCGACCGGCCCCACCGTCATCGACAGCGGTGGCAGCGTGACCCAGGAAGCCCTCACCCTGGCCTGA